The following coding sequences are from one Streptomyces sp. V3I7 window:
- a CDS encoding acyl-CoA carboxylase subunit beta — translation MTVLEDATGESTSEPADARGRVAELHEIRARALAGPSEKATEAQHAKGKLTARERIELLLDPGSFQEVEQLRRHRATGFGLETKKPYTDGVITGWGTVEGRTVFVYAHDFRIFGGALGEAHATKIHKIMDMAIAAGAPLVSLNDGAGARIQEGVSALAGYGGIFQRNTKASGVIPQISVMLGPCAGGAAYSPALTDFVFMVRDTSQMFITGPDVVKAVTGEEITQNGLGGADVHAETSGVCHFAYDDEETCIGEVRYLLSMLPQNNRENPPRVESSDPVDRRGDALLDLVPADGNRPYDMAKVIEEIVDDGEYLEVHERWARNIICALARLDGQVVGIIANQPQVLAGVLDIEASEKAARFVQMCDAFNIPIVTFLDVPGFLPGVDQEHGGIIRHGAKLLYAYCNATVPRISLILRKAYGGAYIVMDSQSIGADLTYAWPTNEIAVMGAEGAANVIFRRQIADAEDPEAMRQKMVKEYKAELMHPYYAAERGLVDDVIDPAETREVLVKSLAMLHSKHADLPSRKHGNPPQ, via the coding sequence ATGACCGTTTTGGAAGATGCCACGGGTGAGTCGACCAGCGAGCCGGCGGACGCGCGCGGGCGCGTCGCCGAGCTCCATGAGATCCGTGCGCGGGCGCTGGCGGGACCCAGCGAGAAGGCGACCGAGGCGCAGCACGCCAAGGGCAAGCTGACCGCCCGGGAGCGCATCGAGCTGCTGCTGGACCCCGGCTCCTTCCAGGAGGTCGAGCAGCTCCGCCGGCACAGGGCGACCGGATTCGGCCTGGAGACGAAGAAGCCCTACACCGACGGTGTCATCACCGGCTGGGGCACGGTCGAGGGCCGTACGGTCTTCGTGTACGCCCACGACTTCCGGATCTTCGGCGGCGCGCTGGGCGAGGCCCACGCCACCAAGATCCACAAGATCATGGACATGGCCATCGCGGCCGGTGCGCCCCTGGTCTCCCTCAACGACGGCGCCGGTGCCCGTATCCAGGAGGGCGTCTCCGCCCTCGCCGGCTACGGCGGCATCTTCCAGCGCAACACCAAGGCGTCCGGCGTCATCCCGCAGATCAGCGTGATGCTCGGCCCGTGCGCGGGCGGCGCGGCGTACAGCCCCGCCCTCACGGACTTCGTGTTCATGGTCCGCGACACCTCGCAGATGTTCATCACCGGCCCGGACGTCGTCAAGGCGGTCACCGGCGAGGAGATCACCCAGAACGGCCTCGGCGGCGCGGACGTGCACGCCGAGACGAGCGGCGTCTGCCACTTCGCGTACGACGACGAGGAGACCTGCATCGGGGAGGTCCGCTACCTCCTGTCGATGCTCCCGCAGAACAACCGGGAGAACCCGCCGCGCGTCGAGTCCTCGGACCCGGTCGACCGCCGCGGTGACGCGCTGCTCGACCTGGTCCCGGCGGACGGCAACCGGCCGTACGACATGGCGAAGGTCATCGAGGAGATCGTCGACGACGGCGAGTACCTGGAGGTCCACGAGCGCTGGGCGCGCAACATCATCTGCGCCCTGGCCCGCCTCGACGGCCAGGTCGTCGGCATCATCGCCAACCAGCCGCAGGTGCTGGCCGGTGTGCTGGACATCGAGGCCAGTGAAAAAGCTGCACGCTTTGTCCAGATGTGCGACGCTTTCAACATTCCGATCGTCACCTTCCTGGATGTGCCGGGCTTCCTCCCCGGCGTCGACCAGGAGCACGGCGGGATCATCCGGCACGGCGCGAAGCTGCTCTACGCCTACTGCAACGCGACCGTGCCGAGGATCTCGCTGATCCTCCGCAAGGCGTACGGAGGCGCGTACATCGTCATGGACAGCCAGTCCATCGGCGCCGACCTCACCTACGCCTGGCCCACCAACGAGATCGCCGTGATGGGCGCCGAAGGCGCGGCCAACGTCATCTTCCGCCGTCAGATCGCCGACGCCGAGGACCCCGAGGCCATGCGGCAGAAGATGGTCAAGGAGTACAAGGCCGAGCTGATGCACCCGTACTACGCGGCGGAGCGCGGTCTGGTCGACGACGTCATCGACCCTGCCGAGACCCGCGAGGTGCTCGTCAAGTCGCTGGCGATGCTGCACTCCAAGCACGCCGACCTGCCCTCCCGCAAGCACGGCAACCCCCCGCAGTAA
- a CDS encoding acyl-CoA carboxylase subunit epsilon, whose amino-acid sequence MNTPDIRVEKGHADPEEVAAITAVLLARAAAQPAATTQTHRGRAKAGWRRLEREPGFRAPHSWHA is encoded by the coding sequence ATGAACACCCCTGACATCCGCGTCGAGAAGGGCCACGCCGACCCCGAGGAAGTCGCCGCCATCACGGCCGTCCTCCTCGCCCGCGCGGCCGCTCAGCCCGCCGCCACCACCCAGACCCACCGCGGCCGTGCGAAGGCCGGCTGGCGCCGCCTGGAGCGCGAGCCCGGCTTCCGGGCGCCGCACAGCTGGCACGCGTAG
- a CDS encoding ATP/GTP-binding protein, translating into MDFASSSGGPSRSTTSAKIVVAGGFGVGKTTFVGAVSEINPLRTEAVMTSASAGIDDLTHTGDKKTTTVAMDFGRITLDQDLILYLFGTPGQDRFWFMWDDLVRGAIGAIVLVDTRRLADCFPAVDYFENSGLPFVIALNGFDGSQPYQPDEVREALQIGPDTPIITTDARHRADAKSALITLVEHALMARLR; encoded by the coding sequence GTGGACTTCGCAAGCTCTAGCGGCGGTCCTTCCCGCTCCACCACTTCCGCGAAGATCGTGGTGGCGGGCGGCTTCGGCGTGGGCAAGACCACGTTCGTCGGCGCCGTCTCGGAGATCAACCCGCTGCGCACAGAGGCCGTCATGACGTCCGCTTCGGCCGGCATCGATGACCTCACCCACACCGGGGACAAGAAGACCACCACGGTCGCCATGGACTTCGGCCGCATCACCCTGGACCAGGACCTGATCCTGTACCTCTTCGGTACGCCCGGTCAGGACCGCTTCTGGTTCATGTGGGACGACCTGGTCCGCGGCGCCATCGGCGCCATCGTCCTGGTCGACACCCGCCGTCTCGCCGACTGCTTCCCCGCGGTCGACTACTTCGAGAACAGCGGTCTTCCCTTCGTCATCGCCCTCAACGGCTTCGACGGCAGCCAGCCGTACCAGCCGGACGAGGTCCGCGAGGCTCTCCAGATCGGCCCGGACACCCCGATCATCACGACGGACGCCCGCCACCGCGCGGACGCCAAGTCGGCGCTGATCACCTTGGTCGAGCACGCCTTGATGGCACGGCTCCGGTAA
- a CDS encoding DUF742 domain-containing protein, with protein sequence MATPPGNSSSGNWSYGPAQGQGPGDGSANPYNFPSAPSHQQPYAPQGPGPSPYDQPLAPRIQPVQPPQRRPEPASAGASNNPLVRPYAMTGGRTRPRYQLAIEALVHTTAQPHQMQGQLPEHQRICNLCREIKSVAEVSALLTIPLGVARILVADLAEAGLVAIHQPGGDENAGGQPDVTLLERVLSGLRKL encoded by the coding sequence GTGGCAACACCCCCAGGCAATTCGTCTTCGGGCAACTGGTCGTACGGACCTGCCCAGGGCCAGGGCCCGGGCGATGGTTCGGCGAACCCGTACAACTTCCCCTCCGCTCCGAGCCACCAGCAGCCGTACGCGCCGCAGGGTCCAGGCCCTTCGCCGTACGATCAGCCGCTGGCGCCGCGTATCCAGCCGGTGCAGCCGCCGCAGCGTCGCCCCGAGCCGGCGTCCGCCGGGGCATCGAACAACCCCCTGGTCCGTCCGTACGCCATGACCGGCGGCCGGACCCGCCCGCGGTACCAGCTCGCCATCGAGGCACTGGTGCACACCACCGCGCAGCCGCACCAGATGCAGGGCCAACTGCCCGAGCATCAGCGGATCTGCAACCTCTGCCGTGAGATCAAGTCGGTGGCCGAAGTCTCGGCCCTCCTCACGATCCCTCTCGGCGTGGCCAGGATCCTCGTCGCCGACTTGGCGGAGGCGGGCCTGGTCGCCATCCATCAGCCCGGCGGCGACGAGAACGCCGGTGGCCAGCCAGACGTGACACTGCTCGAAAGGGTGCTCAGTGGACTTCGCAAGCTCTAG
- a CDS encoding roadblock/LC7 domain-containing protein, which produces MSQAAQNLNWLITNFVDNTPGVSHTVVVSADGLLLAMSEGFPRDRADQLAAVASGLTSLTAGASRIFEGGSVNQTVVEMERGFLFIMSVSDGSSLAVLAHPEADIGLIGYEMALLVDRAGTVLTPDLRAELQGSLLN; this is translated from the coding sequence ATGAGCCAGGCGGCACAGAACCTGAACTGGTTGATCACCAACTTCGTGGACAACACCCCGGGGGTGTCCCACACCGTGGTGGTCTCCGCCGACGGACTCCTTCTGGCGATGTCCGAAGGCTTCCCGCGCGACCGCGCCGATCAGCTCGCGGCCGTCGCATCCGGTCTGACGTCTCTGACCGCAGGCGCCTCTCGGATCTTCGAGGGCGGCAGCGTGAACCAGACAGTTGTGGAGATGGAGCGAGGATTCCTCTTCATCATGTCCGTATCTGACGGTTCGTCGCTCGCGGTCCTGGCCCACCCGGAAGCGGACATCGGACTCATTGGGTACGAGATGGCCCTTCTGGTGGACCGCGCGGGCACGGTCCTTACCCCGGATCTCCGTGCGGAGCTCCAGGGAAGCCTTCTCAACTAA
- a CDS encoding nitrate- and nitrite sensing domain-containing protein: MRRSKNGPEPSARGNFTPPPRAAAPAPVPGPEPAADPAPSGGRFSPSNWRVPTRLNAILLIPVLVGLVMGGFQVKSSIDTWNEARDAENTALLVRAAETYANALYIERDTSAAPLLLKKDQATVTAVRKKTDQAAEAFHQAAQNAPETPGLQRRLRLFGEVEPTLQNLRAAAYTTKLNGVQTEEGYVKVAHPLMEFANELGLGTGNITSYGRTVYAMSLTKAALSLERSIGMHLLIKPGPDAPNLTTQRTSLASYAYLERIAVEEYLGGGTDEDTQKLEDAEQAVKDKGAAMAREAKLKNPAYVPPPAKPETLIGAVARMPDTSPLTRQALAQKGITPENWWAVNTLKFDAYRKIESDLADNAVKEASGIADDARTSAFITGGVVLLALLAAFALAGMVARQMSRAMRKLRHAAFDVAEQRLPMLVDQLSRTDPGRVDTRVTPIPITTTDEIGEVARAFDQIHREAVRLAAEQALLRGNINAIFTNLSRRNQSLIEGQLTLITDLENNEADPDQLENLFKLDHLATRMRRNGENLLVLAGEEPGRRWDQPVPLVDVLRAASSEVEQYERIELSGVPEAEIHGRAVTDLVHLLAELLENATTFSSPQTKVRVTATRLPDGRVMVEIHDKGIGLTAEDFAEINHKLANPPSVDAAISQRMGLFVVGRLSDRHGIRVQLRPSGEQAGTTSLVMLPDAITHGGGGDQQAREEFTVSQIIPEQDFRGESFNPQPQPLRTAAELGFDDSRYEVPDDIRELDPVGRSLMREERRAALEAQTHGQEPHELQPGQQHAPESPAYGGEFDGRQDYAAPADFPEQHQAGYGQQQPSYDEQYFAPNGGMQQQNDAFSANGGYAEPGYGEQQSQGYNEQSFQDDWPQQDGGYQNGYPSQYAPEAESPQAGDVSASNGVGFDRPGRPSPAASPLTDAGLPRRGPLAGGPNGNGASGMGHTRQETPAPAADNTNTGEDSWRSANDERWQQASQLRKPKAGGVTSSGLPRRVPKANLVEGTAESTPQGGPQVSRAPEDVRGRLSNLRRGVQRGRSAGSETNGQGFGPDSTYNQER, encoded by the coding sequence GTGAGGCGAAGCAAGAACGGTCCCGAGCCGTCGGCGCGGGGCAACTTCACCCCGCCGCCGCGCGCTGCGGCGCCCGCCCCTGTGCCCGGTCCTGAGCCAGCGGCCGATCCCGCCCCCAGTGGCGGCCGCTTCTCCCCGAGCAACTGGCGAGTGCCGACGCGGCTGAACGCGATCCTGCTCATTCCCGTGCTGGTCGGCCTCGTCATGGGCGGCTTCCAGGTGAAGAGCTCGATCGACACCTGGAACGAGGCCCGCGACGCGGAGAACACCGCGCTCCTGGTCCGCGCCGCCGAGACCTACGCCAACGCGCTCTACATCGAACGTGACACCAGCGCGGCCCCGCTGCTGCTGAAGAAGGACCAGGCCACGGTCACCGCGGTCCGCAAGAAGACGGACCAGGCCGCCGAGGCCTTCCACCAGGCCGCGCAGAACGCGCCCGAGACGCCCGGCCTCCAGCGCCGGCTGCGGCTGTTCGGCGAGGTGGAGCCCACGCTCCAGAACCTGCGCGCGGCCGCGTACACCACCAAGCTCAACGGCGTACAGACCGAAGAGGGCTACGTCAAGGTCGCCCACCCCCTGATGGAGTTCGCCAACGAACTCGGTCTGGGCACCGGCAACATCACTTCTTACGGCCGTACCGTCTACGCGATGTCGCTCACCAAGGCGGCCCTGTCGCTCGAGCGCTCGATCGGTATGCACCTGCTGATCAAGCCGGGTCCCGACGCCCCGAACCTGACCACGCAGCGCACCTCGCTCGCCTCGTACGCCTACCTGGAGCGCATCGCCGTCGAGGAGTACCTCGGCGGTGGCACCGACGAGGACACCCAGAAGCTCGAGGACGCCGAGCAGGCCGTCAAGGACAAGGGCGCGGCGATGGCCCGCGAGGCCAAGCTGAAGAACCCGGCCTACGTCCCGCCGCCGGCCAAGCCGGAGACGTTGATCGGCGCCGTGGCGAGGATGCCGGACACCAGCCCCCTCACCCGCCAGGCGCTCGCCCAGAAGGGCATCACCCCGGAGAACTGGTGGGCGGTCAACACCCTCAAGTTCGACGCGTACCGCAAGATCGAGTCCGACCTGGCCGACAACGCGGTGAAGGAGGCCTCGGGCATCGCCGACGACGCCCGTACGTCCGCCTTCATCACCGGTGGTGTGGTCCTCCTCGCCCTGCTCGCCGCGTTCGCCTTGGCCGGCATGGTGGCGCGCCAGATGAGCCGCGCGATGCGCAAGCTGCGCCACGCCGCCTTCGACGTCGCCGAGCAGCGTCTGCCGATGCTGGTCGACCAGCTCTCCCGCACGGACCCGGGTCGCGTCGACACCCGTGTGACGCCCATCCCGATCACCACCACGGACGAGATCGGCGAGGTCGCCCGCGCCTTCGACCAGATCCACCGCGAGGCCGTGCGGCTCGCCGCCGAGCAGGCTCTGCTCCGGGGCAACATCAACGCGATCTTCACCAACCTGTCGCGCCGCAACCAGTCGCTCATCGAGGGTCAGCTGACCCTGATCACCGACCTGGAGAACAACGAGGCCGACCCGGACCAGCTGGAGAACCTCTTCAAGCTGGACCACCTCGCGACCCGTATGCGCCGCAACGGCGAGAACCTCCTCGTCCTCGCCGGCGAGGAGCCGGGCCGCCGCTGGGACCAGCCGGTCCCGCTGGTCGACGTCCTGCGCGCCGCCTCCTCCGAGGTGGAGCAGTACGAGCGCATCGAGCTCTCCGGCGTTCCGGAGGCCGAGATCCACGGCCGCGCCGTGACCGACCTCGTGCACCTGCTCGCCGAGCTGCTGGAGAACGCCACCACGTTCTCCTCCCCGCAGACCAAGGTCCGCGTCACCGCGACCCGTCTCCCCGACGGCCGCGTCATGGTCGAGATCCACGACAAGGGCATCGGCCTCACGGCCGAGGACTTTGCCGAGATCAACCACAAGCTCGCCAACCCGCCGAGCGTCGACGCCGCGATCTCGCAGCGCATGGGCCTGTTCGTGGTCGGCCGCCTCTCCGACCGGCACGGCATCCGCGTCCAGCTCCGCCCCTCGGGCGAGCAGGCGGGTACGACCTCCCTGGTCATGCTGCCCGACGCGATCACCCACGGTGGTGGCGGCGACCAGCAGGCCCGCGAGGAGTTCACGGTCTCGCAGATCATCCCGGAGCAGGACTTCCGGGGCGAGAGCTTCAACCCGCAGCCGCAGCCGCTGCGCACCGCGGCCGAGCTCGGCTTCGACGACAGCCGCTACGAGGTTCCGGACGACATCCGCGAGCTGGACCCGGTCGGCCGTTCCCTCATGCGCGAGGAGCGCCGTGCGGCCCTGGAGGCCCAGACGCACGGCCAGGAGCCGCACGAGCTCCAGCCCGGCCAGCAGCACGCCCCCGAATCTCCCGCGTACGGCGGCGAGTTCGACGGGCGGCAGGACTACGCCGCCCCGGCTGACTTCCCGGAGCAGCACCAGGCCGGCTACGGCCAGCAGCAGCCCTCGTACGACGAGCAGTACTTCGCGCCGAACGGCGGCATGCAGCAGCAGAACGACGCCTTCTCCGCGAACGGCGGCTACGCCGAGCCCGGTTACGGCGAGCAGCAGTCCCAGGGCTACAACGAGCAGTCCTTCCAGGACGACTGGCCGCAGCAGGACGGCGGTTACCAGAACGGGTACCCGTCCCAGTACGCTCCGGAAGCGGAATCGCCGCAGGCCGGTGACGTGAGCGCGTCGAACGGCGTAGGCTTCGACCGTCCGGGACGGCCCTCCCCCGCTGCCTCCCCGCTGACCGACGCCGGTCTGCCCCGCCGTGGCCCCCTCGCGGGCGGCCCGAACGGCAACGGCGCGAGCGGCATGGGGCACACGCGGCAGGAGACGCCGGCCCCCGCGGCGGACAACACCAACACCGGTGAAGACAGCTGGCGTTCGGCCAACGACGAGCGCTGGCAGCAGGCTTCGCAGCTGCGCAAGCCGAAGGCGGGCGGGGTCACCTCCTCCGGTCTGCCGCGGCGGGTACCCAAGGCCAACCTGGTCGAGGGCACCGCCGAGAGCACCCCCCAGGGAGGCCCCCAGGTCTCCCGCGCCCCGGAGGATGTCCGGGGCCGACTGAGCAACCTGCGCCGGGGCGTCCAGCGTGGACGCAGCGCAGGCAGTGAAACGAACGGCCAGGGCTTCGGTCCTGACAGCACCTACAACCAGGAGCGTTAG
- a CDS encoding ATP/GTP-binding protein, whose product MDFASSDGGRATTSAKIVVAGGFGVGKTTFVGAVSEINPLRTEAVMTSASAGIDDLTHTGGKTTTTVAMDFGRITLDQDLILYLFGTPGQDRFWFMWDDLVRGAIGAVVLVDTRRLADCFPAVDYFENSGLPFVVALNGFEGHQPYAPEEVREALQIGPDAPIVTTDARHRSDAKSALITLVEHALMARLK is encoded by the coding sequence GTGGACTTCGCAAGCTCTGACGGAGGCCGGGCGACCACCTCCGCGAAGATCGTGGTGGCGGGCGGCTTCGGCGTGGGCAAGACCACGTTCGTCGGCGCCGTCTCGGAGATCAACCCGCTGCGCACGGAGGCCGTGATGACGTCCGCCAGCGCGGGCATCGACGACCTCACGCACACCGGGGGCAAGACGACCACCACGGTCGCCATGGACTTCGGCCGTATCACCCTGGACCAGGACCTGATCCTGTACCTCTTCGGTACGCCCGGTCAGGACCGTTTCTGGTTCATGTGGGACGACCTGGTCCGCGGCGCCATCGGCGCCGTGGTGCTGGTCGACACCCGGCGGCTGGCCGACTGCTTTCCCGCGGTCGACTACTTCGAGAACAGCGGTCTTCCCTTCGTCGTCGCCCTCAACGGCTTCGAAGGACATCAGCCCTATGCACCCGAAGAGGTGCGTGAGGCGCTCCAGATCGGACCGGACGCCCCGATCGTCACGACGGACGCCCGGCACCGCTCGGACGCCAAGAGCGCGCTGATCACACTCGTCGAGCACGCCCTCATGGCACGCCTGAAGTAG
- a CDS encoding DUF742 domain-containing protein — protein sequence MTPPTASHDPYAQPYGDEGDEPLVRPYAMTGGRTRPRYQLAIEALISTTADPAALMGLLPEHQRICHLCQEVKSVAEVSALLAMPLGVARILVADLAEAGLVAVHQPGGDENNGGAPDVTLLERVLSGLRKL from the coding sequence ATGACACCGCCCACCGCCTCCCATGATCCGTACGCGCAGCCGTACGGGGACGAGGGCGACGAGCCGTTGGTACGCCCGTACGCGATGACGGGAGGCCGGACCCGGCCTCGCTATCAGCTCGCCATCGAGGCCTTGATCAGCACCACCGCGGACCCCGCTGCGCTCATGGGGCTGCTTCCCGAGCACCAGCGCATCTGCCACCTATGCCAAGAGGTGAAGTCGGTGGCCGAGGTGTCGGCCCTGCTCGCCATGCCCCTGGGCGTGGCCCGGATCCTGGTGGCCGACCTCGCCGAGGCCGGCCTGGTCGCCGTCCACCAGCCGGGCGGCGACGAGAACAACGGCGGTGCACCGGACGTGACACTGCTCGAAAGGGTGCTCAGTGGACTTCGCAAGCTCTGA
- a CDS encoding roadblock/LC7 domain-containing protein has product MSQAAQNLNWLITNFVDNTPGVSHTIVVSADGLLLAMSEGFPRDRADQLAAVASGLTSLTAGASRIFEGGSVAQTVVEMERGFLFLMSVSDGSSLAVLAHPECDIGLVGYEMALLVDRAGAVLTPDLRAELQGSLLH; this is encoded by the coding sequence ATGAGTCAAGCGGCACAGAATCTCAACTGGTTGATCACCAACTTCGTGGACAACACCCCAGGGGTGTCCCACACCATCGTGGTGTCGGCCGACGGCCTTCTGCTGGCGATGTCGGAGGGATTCCCACGGGATCGCGCCGATCAGCTGGCGGCCGTCGCGTCGGGACTCACCTCGCTCACGGCCGGGGCGTCCCGGATCTTCGAGGGCGGCAGCGTGGCGCAGACGGTGGTCGAGATGGAGCGGGGATTTCTCTTCCTCATGTCCGTCTCGGACGGCTCGTCCCTGGCCGTTCTGGCCCACCCGGAGTGCGACATCGGCCTCGTCGGCTACGAGATGGCGCTCCTCGTGGACCGCGCGGGGGCGGTCCTCACGCCCGACCTGCGCGCCGAACTGCAGGGAAGTCTGCTCCACTGA